A region of Candidatus Aegiribacteria sp. DNA encodes the following proteins:
- a CDS encoding T9SS type A sorting domain-containing protein, protein MIAIYLTLITIGSSACNWGFETSQSYIFSIVPDNDGTVWCATAGGIIHYDPQNGWLSSYLYPDQLPWISATDLIIDDSLMWVATGGGGLALLQGDAWQVFSAYEGVPGLGYVYSVYSGGGFIWAGTDGGLARGNSEGFLPIDSDLTGGAFNASEVTDIAGIGNTMYLATDRGVYSVDLGGSVFNPQSWTSYSDATIDLGIDDIYIASADSVFGYGSGGVSQRIDEDKWVRLLDYSSSADSVVTGLLVTADGLIAGCKKIILYDNGNWEYYGTGYPEASYASCLSEISGRIWCGYGSWDESCKDTGNGLGYLDNGTWKNITVPGMGCSNCYQIALDEDRVYIGSHHLGLLANYPDSGWRAFNMLTVDMPRSLRTYTAAKSDCSGIWTGSYHWGLTWIDDRGTYSMEDDTIITYVSDSLPDVSTHVVQIVSPLLNNQVVMLASQGSALLVAQKAYWQTPDEPSGITAVSGEPEQGNLQWTTRTEKDGLASKNIQTVYPCGQDSLWIAFASEGGCQLLVHGGDPMDKSSDTWYPGYGQVYDASWGLPSNQVFCFAGNADGDIFAGTGNGLCRWNGSVFVEVTGIAGSVKAMQVGNDGVIWCMTENAIYSVAGSDVTEFTGSNSIYMPTSRTENEFSSINPENGTISFSSLIGLWSISPHQNHMESPDLLFYPQPYLPSEEELHIVWSGTAEPVSVKFFSLTGEYLGSVQADSWEEWTWDGTLDGALLASGVYIVIVETDSDTIRSRIAVVR, encoded by the coding sequence ATGATAGCAATTTATCTTACACTGATAACGATCGGCAGCTCTGCCTGCAATTGGGGTTTTGAAACATCCCAATCCTACATTTTCTCAATTGTTCCTGATAACGATGGAACCGTGTGGTGCGCTACTGCAGGCGGGATAATACACTACGATCCTCAAAACGGCTGGCTGAGTAGCTATTTGTATCCTGATCAATTGCCCTGGATATCCGCTACAGACCTTATTATTGATGATTCTCTCATGTGGGTCGCTACAGGTGGCGGTGGATTAGCTCTACTGCAGGGAGATGCGTGGCAGGTCTTCTCAGCTTACGAGGGTGTGCCTGGTCTCGGATACGTTTATTCGGTTTACAGCGGCGGAGGGTTCATATGGGCCGGTACCGACGGTGGACTTGCCCGTGGCAATTCCGAAGGTTTTTTGCCTATAGATTCCGATCTTACAGGCGGGGCTTTCAACGCCAGCGAAGTGACTGATATTGCAGGAATCGGAAATACGATGTACCTTGCGACGGACAGGGGGGTATACTCCGTTGATCTCGGCGGCAGCGTTTTCAATCCCCAATCCTGGACAAGTTACTCAGATGCAACAATAGACCTTGGAATTGACGACATTTACATAGCGTCTGCCGATTCCGTTTTCGGATATGGTTCCGGAGGTGTTTCACAACGGATTGATGAAGACAAATGGGTGCGTCTGCTGGACTATTCATCCAGCGCTGATTCGGTTGTTACCGGATTGCTTGTTACTGCGGATGGTCTTATCGCAGGATGCAAAAAGATAATTCTGTACGATAACGGTAACTGGGAGTATTATGGAACCGGATACCCGGAGGCAAGTTATGCTTCATGTTTAAGTGAAATCTCCGGCAGAATATGGTGCGGTTACGGTTCCTGGGATGAGAGCTGCAAAGATACAGGTAATGGGCTTGGTTACCTTGATAATGGAACCTGGAAGAACATTACTGTGCCCGGCATGGGTTGTTCAAACTGCTATCAGATTGCTCTGGATGAAGACAGGGTATATATCGGCAGCCATCATTTAGGTCTATTGGCAAATTATCCCGACAGCGGGTGGAGAGCATTCAATATGCTCACTGTTGATATGCCCCGTTCGCTTAGAACCTATACGGCAGCCAAGTCAGACTGTTCCGGGATATGGACTGGAAGTTATCACTGGGGACTTACATGGATCGATGACAGAGGAACGTATTCAATGGAGGACGATACTATAATAACCTACGTTTCTGACTCACTTCCGGACGTTTCCACGCACGTGGTTCAGATTGTTTCACCTCTCCTTAATAACCAGGTGGTAATGCTCGCATCGCAGGGCAGCGCCCTTCTTGTTGCCCAGAAGGCTTACTGGCAGACGCCAGATGAACCAAGCGGCATTACAGCAGTATCCGGTGAGCCTGAACAGGGAAACCTCCAGTGGACTACAAGAACCGAAAAGGATGGTCTTGCCAGCAAGAACATTCAGACGGTTTATCCCTGCGGACAGGACAGTCTCTGGATAGCTTTTGCTTCCGAAGGAGGTTGTCAGCTTCTTGTTCACGGAGGAGATCCCATGGACAAATCCTCCGATACCTGGTATCCCGGATACGGTCAGGTATACGATGCCTCATGGGGACTACCCTCAAACCAGGTATTCTGTTTTGCCGGAAATGCTGACGGGGATATCTTTGCAGGGACTGGAAACGGTCTATGTCGCTGGAACGGCAGCGTATTTGTTGAGGTAACAGGAATTGCCGGTTCGGTCAAAGCTATGCAGGTGGGCAATGACGGGGTAATCTGGTGCATGACAGAGAACGCGATTTACAGTGTTGCCGGATCGGATGTAACTGAATTCACCGGTTCAAATTCAATCTACATGCCTACAAGCAGAACGGAGAATGAATTCAGCTCAATCAATCCTGAAAACGGAACGATTTCCTTCTCATCGCTTATAGGCCTGTGGTCGATTTCCCCGCATCAGAACCATATGGAAAGCCCGGATCTGCTTTTCTACCCGCAACCTTACCTTCCTTCCGAGGAAGAACTTCATATCGTCTGGTCGGGAACCGCTGAACCGGTTTCAGTTAAATTCTTTTCCCTGACAGGTGAGTATCTGGGGAGTGTTCAGGCGGACAGCTGGGAAGAATGGACCTGGGACGGAACATTGGATGGAGCCCTGCTGGCCAGTGGTGTGTATATCGTCATTGTTGAGACTGACAGTGATACGATCAGAAGCAGGATTGCAGTAGTACGATGA
- a CDS encoding polyprenol monophosphomannose synthase — MKTPLIIVPTYNEVDNISRLIPALLDLSVKPDILVVDDNSPDGTGDAVLEFESTRRVHLLGRPGKAGLGQAYIAGFQWAMERDKFDPIIQMDADFSHKPEKVVELMNALEEYDLAIGSRYCSGVNVVNWPLSRLLLSWFANKYTKLITGLPMEDATGGFKAFRREALEKLDLNDVKSDGYSFQIEVTYKLFNSGCSIKEVPIIFVDRHAGTSKMTKSIVWEAVWMVWHLRFPWLF, encoded by the coding sequence TTGAAAACACCTTTAATTATCGTTCCCACCTACAACGAAGTTGACAATATCAGCAGACTTATCCCGGCTCTGCTTGATCTATCTGTGAAACCCGATATTCTGGTGGTTGATGATAACAGTCCCGATGGAACGGGAGACGCTGTCCTGGAATTCGAATCAACACGCAGGGTACACCTTCTCGGCCGCCCTGGTAAGGCGGGTCTTGGACAGGCATACATTGCCGGTTTCCAGTGGGCGATGGAAAGAGACAAGTTCGATCCGATCATTCAGATGGATGCTGACTTTTCACATAAACCTGAAAAGGTTGTGGAACTGATGAATGCTCTTGAAGAGTACGATCTCGCGATAGGTTCCCGATACTGCAGCGGTGTTAACGTAGTGAACTGGCCCCTGTCGAGACTTCTTCTTTCCTGGTTCGCGAACAAGTATACAAAACTGATAACGGGGCTGCCGATGGAAGACGCGACCGGCGGTTTCAAGGCATTCAGAAGAGAAGCGCTTGAAAAGCTTGATCTTAACGATGTCAAATCTGACGGTTATTCGTTTCAGATAGAAGTTACTTACAAGCTTTTCAATTCTGGCTGCTCGATAAAGGAAGTCCCGATAATATTCGTTGACAGGCATGCAGGCACTTCAAAAATGACCAAAAGCATCGTATGGGAGGCTGTCTGGATGGTGTGGCATCTTCGTTTTCCCTGGCTGTTTTGA
- a CDS encoding adenosine deaminase family protein yields MNHEFLKKLPKTDLHMHLDGSVRISTLIELARESKIDLPSYTEQGLRETVFKEQYKDLDEYLTGFAYTTAVMKTREQLERISYEVAVDNQQEGVRYVEVRFAPQLHASDEMDIVGCIRAVNDGLLRAKVEFNSRSEVKDGLEPPFHYGIIACAMRFFTPAFSDWYRKFFEMHHYTHRERVFALASLELEAAVARARWEEELPVVGIDLAGSEAGWPALNHLEAFSRAQRHFLKKTVHAGEAYGPESIYQAITDLYADRIGHGLTLLDPGSVKSKYIRDPEKYVDELAGYIADRRITVEVCLTSNQQTNPAFRNLSNHPFRKMMDRKLSVTICTDNRTISNTTVTKELHKAVNAFDLTKNNLKNILVYGFKRSFFPGRYDEKRQYVRKCMEYFEKVEKEYFQKKSNQ; encoded by the coding sequence ATGAATCACGAATTTCTTAAGAAGCTTCCAAAAACAGACCTTCACATGCACCTTGACGGTTCTGTAAGAATATCAACCCTTATAGAGCTGGCCAGGGAATCAAAAATAGACCTGCCATCCTATACAGAACAGGGACTCAGAGAGACTGTTTTTAAAGAGCAGTACAAAGATCTGGACGAATATCTCACCGGTTTCGCGTATACCACCGCAGTCATGAAGACCAGAGAACAGCTTGAAAGAATCAGCTACGAAGTTGCCGTTGATAATCAACAGGAGGGTGTAAGGTACGTAGAAGTAAGATTCGCTCCCCAGCTTCACGCGTCTGATGAAATGGATATTGTAGGCTGCATACGTGCGGTTAACGACGGCCTCCTCCGCGCAAAGGTTGAATTCAATTCGCGCAGTGAAGTAAAAGACGGACTGGAACCTCCATTTCACTATGGGATCATCGCCTGCGCCATGCGATTCTTCACACCGGCATTTTCAGACTGGTACAGGAAGTTCTTTGAAATGCACCATTACACTCACAGGGAAAGGGTGTTTGCCCTGGCATCCCTGGAACTCGAGGCAGCGGTTGCCAGAGCAAGGTGGGAAGAGGAACTGCCGGTGGTCGGGATAGACCTTGCGGGCTCAGAAGCAGGATGGCCCGCACTGAATCACCTTGAAGCATTCAGTAGAGCCCAGAGGCATTTCCTCAAGAAGACCGTGCATGCGGGTGAGGCGTACGGACCCGAAAGTATTTACCAGGCAATTACTGATCTCTACGCTGACAGAATTGGCCACGGGCTCACTCTTCTCGATCCGGGTTCGGTGAAATCGAAGTACATACGCGATCCCGAAAAATACGTAGATGAACTGGCAGGTTATATCGCAGACCGTAGGATAACAGTTGAAGTCTGCCTTACTTCGAATCAGCAGACAAATCCCGCATTCAGAAACCTTTCCAACCATCCTTTCAGAAAAATGATGGATAGGAAATTGTCAGTAACCATATGTACCGATAACAGAACCATATCCAACACTACTGTCACAAAGGAATTGCACAAGGCGGTAAACGCCTTCGATCTCACAAAAAACAACCTTAAAAATATCCTGGTTTACGGTTTCAAGAGAAGCTTCTTCCCTGGAAGATACGATGAGAAGAGGCAATATGTGCGAAAGTGCATGGAATATTTCGAGAAGGTTGAAAAGGAATATTTCCAGAAGAAATCCAATCAATGA
- a CDS encoding XdhC family protein, translated as MNNISLWKLVRKKLGSNTPCAMLLTVETRGSGPGRPGAAMVITPDGKTRGTVGGGIMEHQLVNRARKMLESGIGSSEIITYNHANENSGSKTDKGGIPSGMICSGSQITAIIPLQPGILLDTVDMIISMLETARTGTLYLSNTGFTVSDSREQESHEFAMADGNNWEYSGPLGLLDTVFIIGGGHVGRALAHLLEGLPFQTVIIDEREQDSFENAPRCRWIISPYEEAHDCIPEGSHSWAVIMTPFHKADAEVLESLAGKNLKYVGMMASGSKKENIYSDLVRKGVPEDFLNNVHCPVGIPIGSRTPNEIAVSIAAQLLRVRSCIRALL; from the coding sequence ATGAACAACATTTCCCTCTGGAAACTCGTAAGAAAAAAACTTGGTTCGAATACTCCGTGTGCAATGCTGCTTACAGTTGAAACAAGAGGAAGCGGCCCCGGCAGGCCCGGAGCGGCGATGGTGATTACGCCCGACGGTAAGACCAGAGGAACCGTAGGCGGCGGTATCATGGAACACCAGCTGGTCAACAGAGCTCGAAAGATGCTTGAGTCCGGCATCGGTTCTTCCGAAATTATCACTTACAATCATGCGAATGAGAACAGTGGCAGCAAAACGGATAAAGGGGGAATCCCTTCGGGAATGATCTGCTCCGGTTCTCAGATAACTGCAATTATTCCCCTTCAGCCCGGTATTCTTCTTGATACTGTAGACATGATAATCAGCATGCTCGAAACCGCAAGGACGGGTACGCTGTATCTTTCCAATACAGGTTTTACAGTATCAGACTCCCGGGAACAGGAATCACATGAGTTCGCGATGGCTGACGGGAATAACTGGGAATACTCCGGCCCTCTCGGCTTACTGGATACGGTTTTTATCATCGGAGGAGGCCATGTAGGCCGGGCACTTGCACACCTCCTTGAAGGACTTCCCTTTCAAACGGTGATAATCGATGAGCGGGAGCAGGATTCTTTCGAGAACGCTCCGCGTTGCAGATGGATTATATCTCCCTACGAAGAAGCTCACGATTGTATACCGGAAGGCAGCCACAGCTGGGCGGTCATTATGACTCCTTTTCACAAGGCCGACGCTGAAGTACTTGAAAGCCTGGCAGGTAAAAATCTGAAGTATGTAGGTATGATGGCAAGCGGCTCGAAGAAGGAAAATATCTATTCGGATCTTGTGCGGAAAGGGGTTCCCGAAGATTTTCTTAACAACGTACACTGCCCCGTAGGAATCCCCATAGGAAGCCGTACTCCCAACGAAATCGCCGTAAGCATCGCCGCCCAACTCCTCAGGGTCAGGTCTTGCATCCGGGCATTATTGTAA
- a CDS encoding serpin family protein, giving the protein MIRFLTILLTGSMILGISMCSAQDTQSISHPSIPRNTDPDVAETELLELASGNSAFAFNLYKTIIINDDGNVFFSPYSISAALAMTYAGAEGITEIEMAEVLQFPLYENRIHSSFNTLDQNLTAAAERDSTFSLHIVNALWGQTGYSFLPEFLEILAANYGAGISFLDFSDNPELCRETINEWVTEQTHGKIEDLIPRHVLNIATRLVLTNAIYFKAQWLFQFDEMGTVDQPFHLINGEQVIVPTMHQTEHFPMAKGDGYIAVELPYTSRRMSMLVIVPDENRFQEVEDNLKNDFIDEIIRSLSETNLYLSMPKFETVSAFQLQDVLSEMGMPSAFGMSADFSGMDGSFSLYIASVIHKAFVSVDEEGTEAAAATAVVMQKVNGESSIEFIVDRPFIYLIRDRETGTLLFIGRVLNPIE; this is encoded by the coding sequence ATGATCAGATTTTTAACTATTCTCTTAACAGGTAGTATGATTTTAGGGATAAGCATGTGTTCAGCACAGGATACTCAATCAATATCTCATCCGAGTATTCCAAGGAACACTGATCCGGATGTCGCTGAAACAGAACTGTTAGAGCTGGCATCGGGAAACAGCGCTTTTGCTTTCAATCTCTACAAAACAATCATAATTAATGATGATGGTAACGTTTTCTTCTCTCCGTACAGCATTTCCGCTGCACTCGCGATGACTTATGCCGGAGCGGAGGGTATTACCGAAATCGAGATGGCCGAAGTCCTGCAGTTCCCGCTCTACGAAAATCGTATTCATTCCTCATTCAACACGCTCGATCAGAACCTTACTGCTGCTGCTGAAAGGGACAGCACTTTCAGCCTGCATATCGTTAACGCTCTATGGGGACAGACCGGATACAGTTTCCTGCCTGAATTCCTTGAAATTCTTGCCGCGAATTACGGCGCGGGTATCAGTTTTCTGGATTTCTCCGATAATCCCGAACTCTGCCGCGAAACTATCAATGAATGGGTTACCGAACAGACGCACGGTAAAATTGAAGATCTCATCCCCCGTCACGTTCTCAACATAGCCACGAGACTTGTGCTTACAAACGCTATCTATTTCAAGGCGCAGTGGCTATTCCAGTTCGACGAAATGGGAACCGTTGACCAGCCCTTCCACCTGATCAATGGAGAACAGGTGATTGTTCCAACGATGCACCAGACAGAACATTTTCCCATGGCAAAGGGCGATGGCTATATAGCAGTGGAACTGCCTTACACCAGCAGAAGAATGTCCATGCTTGTTATTGTGCCGGATGAGAATCGCTTCCAGGAAGTTGAAGATAATCTGAAAAACGATTTCATCGATGAAATAATCCGCAGCCTGAGTGAGACTAACCTTTATCTCAGCATGCCGAAGTTCGAAACCGTATCCGCATTCCAGCTTCAGGATGTTCTCTCGGAAATGGGGATGCCATCGGCTTTCGGGATGTCCGCTGATTTTTCAGGAATGGATGGAAGCTTTTCACTTTACATAGCAAGCGTGATTCACAAAGCATTTGTATCAGTTGACGAAGAAGGCACTGAAGCCGCGGCTGCAACCGCTGTGGTGATGCAAAAAGTCAATGGAGAATCCTCGATTGAATTTATTGTAGACCGTCCGTTCATTTACCTTATCAGGGATCGAGAGACGGGAACGCTACTTTTCATAGGCCGCGTTTTGAACCCCATTGAATGA
- a CDS encoding T9SS type A sorting domain-containing protein yields MKQLLIAILITVAFTTAAGEMTVTIPVNTSSIQIEEAGPYTCVTGTGMRLTTMAGAPSLPVFTAKIALPTGCAATEIKVIDAAYSEIRGYFTVLPARPHFPLSIEHIIHPLEPDPDIYTSSESYPLSAVEFMNSSVIMGIPVAYINVYPVKWNPASRTIEILTSLTVNVTYENNPAASTVLRRSVRSELRSQEIVRNSVVNPENVAYSGADIVDSRDLLYGEYVIITHPDYESHAQELADWKTSKGVPTNVYTTTWVEEHYSFFDLQQEIRAFLTDCIDEGVEFVLIYGDDDIIAGRNGRISLCGCYTEYPPVDLYWSDINDDYPGEDRWDSNQDHIWGEWGVDDVDYHPDLWVGRASVNSIDEADIFNEKVFVYERISSSTHALKTPHEIRIGYTTGFLFNSTPDIWGSAGAELISYFVPSGWAEEKCYESTGNNSCSITIDLINAGPHHVYHASHGSQRRMYTSYESSYTTDHIMAQENIINGNLPAIWNSISCLIGQIDGYECCGDAWLNSPNGGGFGAFNARYGWGSYEAGYGPSEILSRYFYEVMWCNDQYQLGVAHLMGSDLMCPVFEEVDDWCVKEYNLLGDPELPMWFIEASDLVASHPVSISGTGNVTVSVSSSGSAVSGARVCLQKGNWQTGEVYEVGTTDGSGNVTLYVSPATTGTMSVVAWERDYISYLGSIDVTGTGFEEGDPLPINKLDSVYPNPAMRGITIPFSLAAAGVASVDIYDIAGRIVTTLSTEEMTAGHYSLPWNLEDASGTVVPSGVYHVKISTGGWTGVTNLVIIR; encoded by the coding sequence ATGAAACAATTACTTATTGCCATTCTGATAACGGTGGCATTTACAACTGCTGCAGGTGAAATGACCGTAACGATACCCGTTAATACATCCTCCATACAGATCGAGGAGGCAGGACCCTATACATGCGTAACCGGTACAGGTATGCGTTTAACAACAATGGCAGGGGCTCCGAGCCTTCCCGTCTTCACCGCAAAAATCGCTCTTCCCACCGGATGCGCCGCTACAGAGATTAAAGTAATCGATGCTGCATATTCTGAGATTCGAGGATATTTCACCGTATTACCAGCCAGACCCCATTTTCCCCTCTCCATCGAACATATAATCCATCCACTCGAGCCTGACCCGGATATTTACACTTCAAGCGAATCGTATCCATTATCCGCTGTAGAATTCATGAATTCAAGTGTTATCATGGGTATTCCTGTGGCGTACATCAATGTTTATCCTGTAAAATGGAACCCCGCAAGCAGGACCATTGAAATACTCACCAGCCTTACTGTCAACGTTACATATGAGAACAATCCCGCCGCATCTACCGTACTCCGAAGAAGCGTTCGGAGTGAGCTGCGTTCACAGGAAATCGTCAGAAACTCCGTTGTTAATCCTGAGAATGTTGCCTACTCGGGAGCCGATATAGTCGATTCGAGAGATCTTCTCTACGGTGAATACGTTATCATCACTCATCCGGATTATGAATCACATGCACAGGAACTTGCCGACTGGAAAACTTCAAAGGGCGTTCCAACCAACGTTTACACTACAACATGGGTAGAGGAACATTACAGCTTCTTCGATCTTCAGCAGGAAATACGAGCCTTCCTTACAGACTGTATCGATGAAGGAGTCGAATTCGTTCTTATCTACGGTGATGATGACATTATTGCCGGAAGGAATGGAAGGATTTCCCTTTGTGGTTGCTACACGGAATATCCTCCAGTAGACCTCTACTGGTCTGATATAAACGACGATTATCCAGGTGAAGATCGGTGGGACAGCAATCAGGATCATATCTGGGGTGAATGGGGAGTCGACGATGTTGATTACCATCCTGATCTCTGGGTAGGAAGAGCAAGCGTTAATTCCATAGATGAAGCTGATATTTTTAACGAAAAAGTCTTTGTCTACGAACGAATCTCATCTTCAACACATGCCCTGAAAACTCCCCATGAAATAAGAATAGGATACACTACCGGGTTCCTTTTTAATAGCACTCCGGATATCTGGGGTTCCGCAGGTGCAGAACTCATATCCTATTTTGTTCCTTCAGGATGGGCGGAGGAGAAGTGTTACGAATCCACCGGCAACAACAGCTGTTCCATCACAATAGACCTGATCAACGCCGGTCCGCACCATGTTTACCATGCCAGCCATGGAAGCCAAAGGCGCATGTATACTTCTTACGAGAGTAGCTACACTACCGACCATATCATGGCTCAGGAGAATATCATCAACGGTAACCTGCCCGCAATCTGGAACTCGATTTCATGCCTGATAGGTCAAATCGACGGATACGAATGCTGCGGAGACGCGTGGCTTAATTCCCCGAATGGAGGCGGGTTCGGAGCTTTCAACGCAAGGTACGGATGGGGATCCTATGAAGCTGGCTACGGCCCCAGCGAGATACTATCGAGATACTTCTACGAAGTGATGTGGTGTAACGATCAGTACCAGCTTGGCGTCGCACACCTCATGGGCAGCGACCTGATGTGTCCAGTCTTTGAGGAGGTCGATGACTGGTGCGTTAAAGAGTACAACCTGTTAGGAGACCCTGAACTCCCGATGTGGTTTATCGAGGCATCGGATCTTGTTGCTTCACATCCGGTCAGTATTTCAGGAACCGGTAATGTAACGGTAAGTGTATCTTCGAGTGGATCTGCCGTAAGCGGCGCCAGAGTATGCCTTCAGAAGGGCAACTGGCAGACAGGTGAGGTTTACGAAGTTGGTACTACCGATGGAAGCGGAAACGTTACTCTGTACGTTTCTCCCGCAACTACCGGAACAATGTCCGTAGTGGCATGGGAACGTGATTACATTTCCTATCTCGGATCCATCGATGTCACCGGAACCGGGTTTGAAGAAGGTGATCCTCTTCCGATTAACAAGCTTGATTCGGTCTATCCGAATCCTGCCATGAGAGGTATCACGATTCCCTTCAGTCTTGCCGCAGCAGGCGTTGCCAGTGTTGATATCTACGATATAGCAGGTAGAATCGTAACTACTCTTTCCACTGAAGAAATGACTGCAGGGCATTACAGCCTTCCCTGGAACCTTGAAGACGCAAGCGGCACAGTTGTCCCTTCAGGGGTTTACCATGTGAAGATTTCAACAGGCGGCTGGACCGGAGTAACCAACCTGGTGATCATCAGATAA
- a CDS encoding YncE family protein, giving the protein MPIKCIVPVCVFLVLIIGSCGDDPTAPSGPPPTSSVLSVTFTGDSSKVLSSGSSGMNDSIALTETESGTGAKGSCRITATWSICPDTTLKDYTLYRSLQPDISADISSATILCTIETDDDTSFTDDEADWATTYYYALKTTNTYDLIAWSNEISFLTPGSVPTPSILSNSNVWMNHVELYWSKCVDMDFQYYKLFCSTSPNIAEDTTFAERICHYSLSGVTSYTHTEADASTTYYYALITSNTKSMVSWSNELIVIIPEGIPDSVIATVGVENNPCDICALSSGNFVYVANNSDHTVSVIRTSDNSVIATVDVGENPMGVCSLPSGEYVYVANNGDQNVSVIRTSDNTVADTVDVGYQPKAICTLPSGEYVYVTNAGFFDDDVSVIRTSDNSVVATVSVGNLPDAICSLPSGEYVYVVNSIDDNVSVIRTSDNTVVATVNVGDSPGGICSIPSGEYVYVTNTSDDNVSVIRTSDNTIETTIITNSSPLGICSVPSGEYVYVTNSTEKSIMVIRTSDNRIVAVMDMEYEPFRICVLPSGEYAYVTNPLDNSVSVILR; this is encoded by the coding sequence ATGCCAATTAAATGTATTGTTCCTGTCTGTGTTTTCCTTGTACTGATTATCGGTTCCTGCGGTGATGATCCTACAGCGCCATCCGGACCTCCACCAACCTCTTCGGTTCTTTCGGTTACATTCACCGGTGATTCCTCAAAGGTCTTATCATCCGGATCGTCCGGAATGAATGATTCCATTGCGTTGACAGAAACAGAAAGCGGAACAGGTGCAAAAGGGAGCTGCAGAATAACAGCAACCTGGTCCATTTGCCCCGATACAACATTAAAGGATTATACTCTGTATCGTTCACTCCAGCCTGATATTTCCGCTGATATCTCTTCAGCGACCATCCTTTGTACCATTGAAACCGATGACGACACAAGTTTTACCGATGATGAAGCGGATTGGGCCACTACCTATTACTATGCACTCAAGACAACGAATACCTACGACCTGATTGCCTGGAGCAACGAGATATCATTCCTAACTCCCGGTTCTGTCCCTACGCCGTCAATTCTGTCAAACAGTAATGTCTGGATGAACCATGTTGAACTCTACTGGTCGAAATGCGTCGATATGGATTTTCAATACTACAAACTCTTCTGCTCAACTTCACCGAATATTGCAGAGGACACTACGTTTGCGGAAAGAATATGTCACTATTCATTATCGGGGGTTACCTCTTATACCCACACTGAGGCAGACGCTTCTACAACCTATTATTACGCTCTCATAACATCGAATACGAAGTCCATGGTGAGCTGGAGCAACGAATTGATCGTAATTATTCCTGAAGGAATTCCCGATTCAGTTATTGCCACGGTTGGTGTAGAAAACAACCCCTGCGACATTTGCGCTCTTTCTTCCGGTAACTTCGTATACGTTGCGAATAACAGCGATCATACTGTCTCCGTAATCAGAACATCCGATAACTCCGTTATTGCCACCGTTGATGTTGGAGAAAACCCTATGGGAGTCTGTTCCCTTCCGTCCGGGGAGTACGTGTACGTGGCTAATAATGGTGATCAGAATGTTTCTGTGATTCGTACATCCGATAACACAGTTGCAGATACAGTTGACGTAGGATATCAGCCAAAAGCCATCTGTACTCTTCCTTCGGGAGAATACGTGTACGTAACCAATGCAGGATTTTTCGATGATGACGTTTCCGTGATTCGCACATCCGACAATTCCGTTGTAGCTACCGTTTCTGTGGGGAATCTTCCAGATGCAATCTGTTCTCTTCCTTCCGGGGAATACGTGTACGTGGTTAACAGCATAGACGATAATGTCTCCGTGATTCGAACTTCAGACAATACAGTTGTAGCTACTGTTAATGTAGGTGATTCCCCAGGTGGGATCTGCTCTATTCCTTCCGGGGAATATGTGTATGTGACTAATACTTCAGACGATAACGTTTCTGTGATTCGAACATCCGACAATACAATTGAAACTACCATAATTACAAACAGTTCTCCCCTTGGAATCTGCTCCGTTCCTTCCGGAGAGTATGTATACGTAACAAACAGCACAGAGAAGAGTATCATGGTAATTCGAACATCCGACAATAGAATTGTTGCTGTAATGGATATGGAGTACGAACCTTTCAGAATATGTGTTCTTCCTTCCGGGGAGTACGCATACGTAACGAATCCTCTGGATAACAGCGTCTCGGTTATTCTTCGCTGA